One segment of Leeia aquatica DNA contains the following:
- a CDS encoding LysR substrate-binding domain-containing protein, producing MTKSETELRRLLRPVYFDLPDLRLLLAVAECGSLSEAAARLPLALSAASARLRGLESRLGVQLLQRKAHGMALTEAGLLWVQHARRTLQAASEAQEAATRQRTPARQHLRVQANTTASHSQLPAQLGAFLQRHPELDLTLEEGSSRDVWRAVAAGQTDLGVIDGDYHPEGLLILPYRQYRLVVVTAAGHPLAQKLSCRFSEALQQPLVGLPEERALQGFIEKMARHVAVQPVYRARAPGFYALVQLVVAQLGIGFLPVDVALAYRESHPIAVVELEDGWATRQLQLCLPEQLLSDSLLMQLARWLTD from the coding sequence ATGACGAAATCAGAAACCGAATTGCGGCGCCTGCTGCGGCCGGTGTACTTTGATCTGCCGGATTTACGCCTGTTGCTGGCGGTGGCTGAGTGCGGCAGCCTGAGCGAAGCGGCTGCTCGCCTGCCGCTGGCGCTATCCGCTGCGAGCGCACGCTTGCGTGGGCTGGAGTCCCGACTTGGCGTGCAGCTGCTGCAACGCAAGGCGCATGGCATGGCGTTGACGGAGGCTGGGCTGCTGTGGGTGCAGCATGCCCGCCGCACGCTGCAGGCCGCCAGTGAGGCGCAGGAAGCCGCCACTCGCCAGCGCACCCCAGCACGGCAGCATCTGCGGGTGCAGGCCAATACCACGGCGTCACACTCGCAATTGCCTGCACAGCTGGGCGCCTTTCTGCAGCGGCATCCGGAGCTGGACTTGACCCTGGAGGAGGGCAGCAGCCGGGATGTCTGGCGCGCTGTCGCGGCCGGGCAGACTGATCTGGGGGTGATCGACGGTGACTATCATCCGGAAGGCCTGCTGATCCTGCCATACCGGCAATACCGGCTGGTGGTGGTGACGGCAGCCGGTCACCCCCTCGCGCAAAAACTGAGCTGCCGCTTCAGCGAAGCCTTGCAGCAGCCCTTGGTGGGGCTGCCGGAGGAGAGGGCTTTGCAAGGTTTTATCGAGAAAATGGCACGCCATGTTGCGGTACAGCCGGTATACCGCGCCCGCGCCCCCGGCTTTTACGCCCTGGTGCAGTTGGTGGTGGCGCAGTTGGGGATTGGTTTTCTGCCGGTGGATGTGGCGCTGGCCTATCGGGAAAGCCACCCGATTGCCGTGGTGGAGTTGGAAGATGGCTGGGCCACGCGTCAGCTGCAGCTCTGTTTACCGGAGCAATTGCTGTCGGACAGCCTGCTGATGCAGCTGGCGCGCTGGCTGACCGATTGA
- a CDS encoding helix-turn-helix domain-containing protein, translating into MQVQKLRLQRGWSQQQLAELSGLSTRTIQRIENGQPASAESLKSLASVFEIDFSTLSSEQAMPVSDPLDRDEQLALSRVRKLKRFYIHLIQYLVVISALCLINLLSSPRHLWFYWPALGWGIGILVHASSVFDWIPFLGAEWERKQVEKRLGRKLE; encoded by the coding sequence ATGCAAGTACAGAAACTCAGATTGCAGCGAGGCTGGTCCCAGCAGCAACTGGCGGAGCTCAGCGGATTGAGCACCCGCACGATTCAGCGGATTGAAAATGGTCAGCCGGCCAGCGCGGAGTCCTTGAAATCACTGGCGTCGGTCTTTGAGATCGACTTTTCCACCTTGTCCAGTGAGCAAGCCATGCCTGTGAGTGATCCCCTTGACCGTGATGAACAACTGGCCCTGTCCAGAGTCCGCAAGCTCAAGCGCTTTTATATCCACCTGATTCAGTATCTGGTGGTCATCTCGGCGCTGTGCCTGATCAACCTGCTGTCCAGCCCCCGGCACCTGTGGTTTTACTGGCCTGCACTTGGCTGGGGCATCGGCATTCTGGTTCATGCGTCCTCCGTCTTTGACTGGATACCGTTCCTCGGTGCGGAATGGGAGCGCAAGCAGGTGGAAAAGCGGTTGGGGCGCAAGCTGGAATAG
- a CDS encoding LysR family transcriptional regulator — MASQIGFDLKSLEVFAAIVEAGGMTAAGQRLGMTQSSVSQSLANLEQSLHVQLLDRSQRPPMLTPLGRQFYERSVRLLDSARQVSLDFRRKEKATLKHVRIASVDSLATSVGRELLDVVKLRSAHWSLVTGQSHQHAESLLARKVDIIISDDAVANHPELFRQRIIREPFVLVLPKDFAGPRNSLRALSTAGDFVRYSHGTVIGRSIEAQLQHWGLTPPLRMQLDNSSAILGMVKAGVGWTITTPLCLLQSGLLTGEVECLPIPEGEFHRELTLVAREEELGSLPAQLSQDIIQVLRQRYLPLLQQNVPWLANAIRLGDEG; from the coding sequence ATGGCATCGCAGATCGGTTTTGATCTGAAATCCCTTGAGGTGTTTGCGGCGATAGTCGAAGCCGGTGGCATGACGGCGGCCGGGCAGCGGCTGGGCATGACCCAGTCTTCGGTCTCGCAAAGTCTGGCCAATCTGGAGCAGTCGCTGCACGTTCAGTTGCTGGACCGCTCGCAGCGCCCCCCGATGCTGACCCCGCTGGGGCGGCAGTTCTACGAGCGCAGCGTGCGCCTGCTGGACTCGGCGCGGCAGGTGAGCCTGGACTTTCGCCGCAAGGAAAAAGCGACCCTCAAGCATGTGCGCATTGCCTCGGTCGATTCGCTGGCGACCAGCGTGGGGCGCGAGTTACTGGACGTGGTCAAGCTGCGCAGTGCGCACTGGTCGCTGGTCACCGGACAGTCGCACCAGCATGCCGAGAGCCTGCTGGCGCGCAAGGTGGACATCATCATTTCGGACGACGCGGTGGCCAACCATCCTGAGCTGTTCCGTCAGCGCATCATCCGCGAGCCCTTCGTGCTGGTGCTGCCCAAGGACTTTGCCGGGCCGCGCAACAGTTTGCGGGCGCTGTCCACAGCGGGGGATTTTGTGCGCTACAGCCACGGCACGGTGATTGGCCGCTCGATTGAGGCCCAGTTGCAGCACTGGGGGCTGACGCCGCCCCTGCGCATGCAGCTGGACAATTCTTCCGCCATTCTGGGCATGGTCAAGGCCGGGGTAGGCTGGACCATTACCACCCCACTATGCCTGTTGCAAAGTGGCTTGCTGACCGGAGAAGTGGAGTGCCTGCCGATCCCGGAAGGCGAGTTCCATCGCGAATTGACGCTGGTGGCGCGTGAGGAAGAGCTGGGTAGTCTGCCAGCACAGCTATCGCAGGATATCATTCAGGTGCTGCGGCAGCGCTACCTGCCACTGCTGCAGCAAAATGTACCGTGGCTGGCCAATGCCATCCGGCTGGGTGACGAAGGGTGA
- a CDS encoding (Fe-S)-binding protein — MRVGLFVTCLADLNRPSVALATLKLLEQGGHEVVVPAQQTCCGQPALNGGHRALARQLAQKLMAEFADCDCVVLPSGSCAVTLRLHYAELFEQAEEQARARQFGSRVYELSQFLTEVAPQPVTVQRALRITYHDSCSGLRELGIQQQPRALLQQVAGLELQEMHEADQCCGFGGTFALKYGELSCKITDRKCSNIEASGADMVVGGDLGCLMNMEGRLRARGSRVQVRHFAELLVDGED, encoded by the coding sequence ATGCGCGTTGGTCTGTTTGTCACCTGTCTGGCTGACCTCAATCGCCCCTCCGTTGCCCTGGCCACCCTCAAGCTGCTGGAGCAAGGCGGGCATGAGGTGGTGGTACCTGCGCAGCAAACCTGTTGCGGGCAACCGGCCCTCAATGGCGGTCACCGGGCGCTGGCACGGCAACTGGCGCAAAAACTGATGGCAGAATTTGCCGATTGCGACTGTGTGGTACTACCCTCCGGCTCCTGTGCCGTCACCTTGCGCCTGCATTATGCCGAGCTGTTTGAGCAGGCGGAAGAACAGGCACGCGCTCGCCAGTTTGGCAGCCGGGTGTATGAACTCTCGCAATTTCTCACTGAGGTCGCGCCACAGCCCGTCACCGTTCAGCGCGCCCTGCGCATCACCTATCATGATTCCTGTTCCGGCCTGCGCGAGCTGGGCATCCAGCAGCAACCCCGCGCCCTGCTGCAACAGGTGGCCGGGCTGGAACTGCAGGAGATGCACGAGGCGGATCAGTGCTGTGGCTTTGGCGGTACCTTTGCCCTCAAGTATGGTGAGCTGTCGTGCAAGATCACCGATCGCAAATGCAGCAACATCGAGGCCAGCGGGGCAGACATGGTGGTGGGGGGCGACCTCGGCTGCCTGATGAATATGGAAGGCCGCCTGCGCGCCCGTGGCAGTCGCGTACAGGTGCGGCACTTTGCCGAATTGCTGGTGGACGGGGAGGACTGA
- a CDS encoding DMT family transporter, whose protein sequence is MSSTAEHTFASHESGRLHWWQDGRSLALLSATCFSLKAIFIKLAYAAGPVDAITLLAMRMGLALPAFILLARWGGGSTLSRREWFHLFLLGVTGYYLSSLFDFIGLKYITAGLERLILFTYPCFVLLADALIHGKRVRLATWGALAISYLGLVLAFWHDLMLVNVSQQVWIGSAWVLASCLTYALYYLGSGVMVKRVGSSRLAGYAGAFSSGLVLSQFMLTRSPAILLDLSLPIWGYAIAMALISTVLPIWLAARAVARLGAGQTAALGTIGPALTIFFGWIILSEPFSWVQLLGLVLVVYGISRLQKKS, encoded by the coding sequence ATGTCCAGCACCGCAGAGCACACCTTCGCCAGCCACGAATCAGGCCGCCTTCACTGGTGGCAGGATGGCCGCAGTCTGGCCCTGCTGTCGGCCACCTGCTTTTCGCTCAAGGCTATTTTCATCAAGCTGGCCTATGCCGCCGGGCCGGTCGACGCCATTACCCTGCTGGCCATGCGCATGGGCCTGGCCTTGCCGGCCTTCATCCTGCTGGCCCGCTGGGGTGGTGGCAGCACCCTGAGCCGCCGCGAGTGGTTTCACCTGTTTTTGCTCGGCGTCACCGGCTACTACCTGTCCAGCCTGTTTGATTTCATCGGCTTGAAGTACATTACCGCCGGGCTGGAGCGGCTGATCCTGTTTACCTACCCCTGTTTTGTGCTGCTGGCCGACGCGCTGATCCACGGCAAGCGGGTACGCCTGGCCACCTGGGGTGCACTGGCGATCAGCTATCTGGGGCTGGTGCTGGCATTCTGGCATGACCTCATGCTGGTCAATGTCAGTCAGCAAGTCTGGATCGGCAGTGCCTGGGTACTGGCCAGCTGCCTGACCTATGCGCTGTACTATCTGGGCAGCGGCGTCATGGTGAAGCGGGTGGGTTCCTCCCGGCTGGCCGGTTATGCCGGTGCCTTTTCCAGCGGGCTGGTGCTCAGCCAGTTCATGCTCACCCGCTCACCGGCCATCCTGCTGGACTTGTCCTTGCCGATCTGGGGCTACGCCATCGCCATGGCCCTGATCTCCACCGTGCTGCCCATCTGGCTGGCGGCGCGTGCCGTGGCCCGGCTGGGCGCGGGGCAGACTGCAGCGCTCGGCACCATTGGTCCGGCGCTGACCATCTTCTTCGGCTGGATCATCCTGAGTGAGCCCTTCTCTTGGGTACAGCTGCTGGGTCTGGTCCTGGTGGTGTACGGCATCAGCCGATTGCAGAAAAAGTCATGA
- a CDS encoding ABC transporter substrate-binding protein: protein MRAWLTLLLSGFVSVALWAAPIRVVFPRPETDIDVRDRYAYDLLQEALEHTRKDFGEYVLVRSSSPINRLRSVLALNDPNGEVNVINVPTSVSYEQALRPIRIPIDKGLLGYRLLLIRDKDQPRFDAIRNLDQLRQLRAGLQENWTITDVWRQAGFKVVTSSDYEPLFSMLSYGRFDYFLRGVDEIMPEWQGHHDKLPSLKIEQSLLVYLPLPRYFFTGRTQEGERLGQRIEAGLQRMRQDGRFEQMFQTYQSELLRGLKLQGRRVLRLENPNLPAETPLNDPSLWYSPLN from the coding sequence ATGCGTGCATGGTTGACATTACTGCTAAGCGGTTTTGTGAGTGTGGCTCTATGGGCGGCACCCATACGGGTGGTCTTTCCCCGCCCTGAAACCGATATTGATGTGCGGGATCGCTATGCGTATGACTTGCTGCAGGAGGCGCTGGAGCATACCCGCAAGGATTTTGGCGAGTATGTGCTGGTTCGCAGCAGCAGTCCGATCAACCGTCTGCGCAGCGTGTTGGCACTGAATGACCCCAATGGTGAGGTCAATGTCATCAATGTGCCGACCTCGGTGAGCTATGAGCAAGCGCTCCGCCCCATTCGCATTCCTATCGACAAAGGTTTGCTCGGCTATCGGTTGCTGCTGATCCGGGACAAGGATCAACCCCGCTTTGATGCGATCCGCAATCTTGATCAGTTACGGCAGTTGCGTGCGGGTCTGCAGGAAAACTGGACCATCACGGATGTATGGCGCCAGGCTGGCTTCAAGGTCGTCACCAGCAGCGATTACGAGCCCTTGTTTTCCATGCTGTCTTATGGGCGGTTTGATTACTTCCTGCGGGGCGTGGACGAGATCATGCCGGAATGGCAGGGCCATCATGACAAGTTGCCCAGCCTGAAAATTGAGCAAAGCCTGCTGGTTTACCTGCCCTTGCCCCGTTACTTCTTCACCGGACGCACGCAGGAAGGCGAGCGGCTGGGGCAGCGCATTGAGGCGGGTTTGCAGCGGATGCGACAGGATGGCCGCTTTGAGCAGATGTTCCAGACGTATCAGTCTGAACTGCTCAGAGGCCTCAAACTGCAAGGGCGGCGGGTTCTGAGGCTGGAGAATCCTAACCTGCCTGCTGAAACCCCCTTGAACGACCCTTCGCTCTGGTATTCCCCACTCAACTGA
- a CDS encoding NAD-glutamate dehydrogenase: MTQTPMSDLQALIEQVQTIAREKLPAAQVKKMLPYLQAYFDDANVDDLSTLPAVDLLGAASSHLQLAQQRVTGEPNIRIYNPEFDIHGWQSTHTIIEMVNDDMPFLVDSVTMALYRRGLSLHVLLHPVLSVSRDSKGKLTSVAEASDETPVRESFIHIQIDRQTDKATLAALQADLQQVLTDIRAAVSDEATMRQHLQEAIASLASAPAQAGDTAEFAEFLGWIERNNFVLLGYADYQAKSGKATEITLVEGSGLGILRDTDHPVYAQCLKGIPGELVELKKRPEALTLVKADAHSTIHRPGHLDFIGVKRYDSKGNVVGDRCFVGLYTATAYHASPSDIPVLRKKVAFVRQACDYIENSHREKTLLNVLETYPRDELIEMPADILLKFAQGIVGLQERPRVRVFVRDDRFGRYVSALVYLPRDAFNTEVRLKMNQILLQAFGGESSEFNVMLSESNLARIQFNIRTPIGQLPEFSEQQIEADIARAVRGWKDELLQSLLEQHGEERGNNLFRRYGEGFPAAYREEFLPRSAVSDLDKMESLSADCTLAMKLYAPQRDDGSHQHFKLFRLNQSIGLSNALPMLENLGVTVLDEHPYRIELEDGSQVSISDYGLQLGSESARDTLQNDAKVREAFQELFAKVFHKQCENDGFNRLTLLAGLNWRQVSVVRAYAKYLRQAGLTFSQSYVEQCLANYPQLVRLMLALFEARLSPTAHDAAQAEQLTADIRAGLDDVANLDEDRILNGFLTLILATRRTNFWQLDAHGQPKPYLSFKLESGQIPFLPDPKPLFEIWVYSPRVEGVHLRGAKVARGGLRWSDRMEDFRTEVLGLVKAQMVKNAVIVPMGSKGGFVGKQLPPVSDRDAWLAEGIACYKMFISGLLDITDNIVSGKIVPPANVHRLDPDDPYLVVAADKGTATFSDIANGISAEYGFWLADAFASGGSAGYDHKGMGITAKGAWESVKRSFRHLGIDTQTTDFTVIGIGDMSGDVFGNGMLLSQHIRLLAAFDHRHIFLDPNPDAARSFAERQRLFALPRSSWADYDSALISEGGGIHPRNAKSIALTAPVKAWLGVSVDSMTPTELIHHILKAPADLLYNGGIGTYVKASTQSHAEANDRSCDPIRVNGNDLRVKVLAEGGNLGCTQLGRIEFALNGGRICTDAIDNSAGVDCSDHEVNIKILLGQIVAGGDMTLKQRNVLLAEMTDEVGQLVLANNYAQTQVIAVGQQIAPSMLNTHARFIQHLEHTGQMNRKLEFLPDEARFNERRLAKRGLTPPEVAVLIAYSKIELYQNLLQSDLPDQPDFEDMLVEYFPLPLQQKFREAMGSHVLRREIIANQMANEIVNRMGSTFVFRLQEESAVPAADIARAWQAASRILDARALYRQIEALDNVAPAAVQADMMLQVRTLVERACRWLMRNRRPITPVNEIIAAFRPSVEKLLGDVSKLIPSAGYAQIAKRESQLIEQNVPAALAAMVARMDELVSVFDIIEVAHGNQLALDVVAANWFALGRALQLDWLRQVITRLPRDNRWQSLARTALRDDLHRQQRALLSRALAESKDCATDLQVTDWLVKHEHAVHVCQQMFAELQSYDQLDLAMLSAGMRELHNHLMV, encoded by the coding sequence ATGACGCAAACCCCGATGTCCGACCTGCAAGCCCTGATCGAGCAGGTACAGACCATTGCTCGTGAAAAACTGCCCGCAGCCCAGGTCAAGAAGATGTTGCCCTACCTGCAGGCCTACTTTGATGATGCCAACGTCGATGATCTGAGCACCCTGCCCGCGGTAGACCTGCTGGGTGCGGCCAGCAGCCATTTGCAGCTGGCGCAGCAACGTGTGACCGGTGAACCCAACATCCGCATCTACAACCCGGAATTCGATATTCACGGTTGGCAATCCACCCACACCATCATCGAGATGGTGAACGACGACATGCCTTTCCTGGTGGATTCGGTCACCATGGCTCTGTACCGCCGTGGCCTGTCACTGCACGTGCTGCTGCACCCGGTGCTCTCGGTGAGCCGGGACAGCAAAGGCAAGCTGACGAGCGTGGCCGAGGCCAGCGATGAAACCCCGGTGCGGGAATCCTTCATCCATATCCAGATCGACCGCCAGACCGACAAAGCCACATTGGCTGCACTGCAGGCCGACCTGCAGCAGGTGCTGACGGACATTCGCGCCGCTGTCAGCGACGAAGCCACCATGCGCCAGCACCTGCAAGAAGCGATTGCCTCGCTGGCCAGCGCACCGGCCCAGGCCGGGGATACGGCAGAATTTGCTGAATTCCTCGGCTGGATCGAGCGCAACAATTTTGTATTGCTGGGCTATGCCGACTATCAAGCCAAGAGCGGCAAGGCCACCGAGATCACACTGGTGGAAGGCTCGGGCCTCGGCATCCTGCGCGATACCGACCATCCGGTCTACGCCCAGTGCCTGAAAGGCATCCCCGGCGAGCTGGTGGAACTGAAAAAGCGGCCGGAAGCCCTGACGCTGGTAAAGGCGGATGCCCACTCCACCATCCACCGCCCGGGTCACCTGGACTTTATCGGCGTCAAACGCTACGACAGCAAGGGCAATGTGGTAGGGGACCGCTGCTTTGTTGGCCTGTACACCGCCACGGCTTACCACGCCTCCCCCAGTGACATCCCGGTGCTGCGCAAGAAAGTGGCTTTCGTACGGCAGGCGTGCGACTACATCGAAAACAGCCACCGCGAAAAAACCCTGCTCAACGTGCTGGAAACTTATCCGCGTGATGAGCTGATCGAAATGCCTGCCGACATCCTGCTGAAATTTGCACAGGGTATCGTCGGTTTGCAAGAACGCCCGCGCGTACGGGTGTTTGTGCGGGACGACCGCTTTGGCCGCTATGTCTCCGCGTTGGTCTATCTGCCGCGTGACGCTTTCAATACCGAAGTGCGGCTGAAGATGAACCAGATCCTGCTGCAGGCGTTTGGTGGTGAAAGCAGTGAATTCAATGTAATGCTGTCCGAGAGCAATCTGGCGCGCATCCAGTTCAATATCCGTACCCCGATCGGGCAGCTGCCGGAGTTCAGCGAGCAGCAGATCGAAGCTGACATTGCGCGCGCGGTGCGCGGCTGGAAAGACGAATTGCTGCAGTCGCTGCTGGAACAGCATGGCGAAGAGCGTGGCAACAACCTGTTCCGCCGCTATGGCGAAGGTTTCCCGGCGGCTTACCGCGAAGAATTCCTGCCACGCAGCGCCGTGAGTGATCTGGACAAGATGGAGTCGCTGTCCGCCGATTGCACGCTGGCGATGAAACTGTACGCACCGCAGCGCGACGATGGCAGCCATCAGCACTTCAAGCTGTTCCGCCTCAACCAGTCGATTGGCCTCTCCAATGCCTTGCCGATGCTGGAAAACCTGGGCGTGACGGTGCTGGACGAACATCCCTACCGCATCGAACTGGAAGACGGTAGCCAGGTGTCCATCAGCGATTACGGCCTGCAGCTGGGTAGCGAGAGTGCGCGGGATACCTTGCAGAACGACGCCAAGGTGCGTGAGGCGTTCCAGGAACTGTTCGCCAAGGTGTTCCACAAGCAATGCGAGAACGACGGCTTCAACCGCCTGACCCTGCTGGCCGGGCTGAACTGGCGTCAGGTCAGCGTGGTGCGTGCCTACGCCAAGTATCTGCGCCAGGCAGGCCTCACCTTCAGCCAGAGCTATGTCGAGCAATGTCTGGCCAACTATCCGCAGCTGGTGCGGCTGATGCTGGCGCTGTTCGAAGCCCGCCTGTCCCCCACCGCACACGATGCTGCACAGGCCGAGCAACTGACGGCAGATATCCGCGCCGGGCTGGATGATGTCGCCAACCTGGACGAAGACCGCATCCTCAATGGTTTCCTGACCCTGATCCTGGCCACCCGCCGCACCAACTTCTGGCAGCTGGATGCGCACGGCCAGCCCAAGCCTTATCTGTCGTTCAAGCTGGAAAGCGGGCAGATTCCGTTCCTGCCGGATCCAAAACCGCTGTTCGAAATCTGGGTGTACAGCCCACGGGTAGAGGGCGTGCACCTGCGTGGCGCCAAGGTGGCGCGTGGCGGCCTGCGCTGGTCGGACCGCATGGAAGACTTCCGCACCGAGGTGCTGGGCCTGGTGAAGGCGCAGATGGTGAAGAACGCGGTGATCGTGCCGATGGGCTCCAAGGGCGGCTTTGTCGGCAAGCAGCTGCCACCGGTCAGCGACCGTGATGCCTGGCTGGCGGAAGGCATTGCCTGCTACAAGATGTTCATTTCCGGCCTGCTGGACATCACCGACAACATCGTCAGCGGCAAGATCGTACCCCCGGCCAATGTGCACCGGCTGGACCCGGATGACCCCTATCTGGTGGTGGCAGCCGACAAGGGCACGGCCACCTTCTCCGACATCGCCAATGGCATTTCTGCCGAATACGGCTTCTGGCTGGCGGATGCATTTGCCTCAGGCGGCTCTGCCGGTTACGACCACAAGGGCATGGGCATTACCGCCAAGGGCGCGTGGGAATCGGTCAAGCGCAGCTTCCGCCATCTGGGCATCGACACCCAGACCACCGACTTCACGGTGATCGGTATTGGTGACATGTCAGGCGACGTGTTCGGCAACGGTATGCTGTTGTCGCAGCATATCCGCCTGCTGGCCGCATTCGACCATCGCCACATCTTCCTTGATCCGAACCCGGACGCCGCCCGCAGTTTTGCGGAGCGCCAGCGCCTGTTCGCCCTGCCCCGCTCCAGCTGGGCCGATTACGACAGCGCGCTGATCTCGGAAGGCGGCGGCATTCACCCGCGTAATGCCAAGTCGATTGCGCTGACCGCACCGGTGAAAGCCTGGCTGGGGGTGAGCGTAGACAGCATGACGCCGACCGAGCTGATCCACCACATCCTGAAAGCCCCGGCCGACCTGCTGTACAACGGCGGCATTGGCACCTATGTGAAAGCCAGCACGCAAAGCCATGCCGAAGCCAACGACCGTTCCTGCGATCCGATCCGGGTCAACGGCAATGATCTGCGGGTGAAGGTATTGGCCGAAGGCGGCAACCTCGGCTGCACCCAGCTGGGCCGTATCGAGTTCGCCCTCAACGGCGGCCGCATCTGCACCGACGCCATCGACAACTCGGCAGGCGTGGACTGCTCCGACCATGAGGTGAACATCAAGATCCTGCTCGGCCAGATCGTGGCCGGTGGTGACATGACCCTGAAGCAGCGCAATGTGCTGCTGGCAGAGATGACCGATGAAGTCGGTCAGCTGGTGCTGGCCAACAACTATGCGCAAACCCAGGTGATTGCCGTCGGCCAGCAGATTGCACCGTCGATGCTCAATACCCATGCCCGCTTCATCCAGCACCTGGAACATACCGGGCAAATGAACCGCAAGCTGGAGTTCCTGCCGGACGAAGCCCGCTTCAATGAGCGCCGTCTGGCCAAGCGTGGCTTGACCCCGCCAGAAGTCGCCGTGCTGATCGCCTACAGCAAGATCGAGCTGTACCAGAACCTGCTGCAGAGCGATTTGCCGGATCAGCCCGACTTTGAGGACATGCTGGTGGAGTACTTCCCGCTGCCGCTGCAGCAGAAGTTCCGCGAGGCGATGGGCAGCCATGTGCTGCGCCGCGAGATCATTGCCAACCAGATGGCCAATGAAATCGTCAACCGCATGGGCAGCACCTTCGTGTTCCGCCTGCAGGAAGAAAGCGCAGTGCCTGCAGCGGATATTGCCCGTGCCTGGCAAGCCGCCAGCCGCATTCTGGACGCCCGTGCGCTGTACCGTCAGATCGAGGCACTGGACAATGTGGCTCCCGCTGCCGTGCAGGCCGACATGATGCTGCAGGTCCGCACCCTGGTGGAACGTGCCTGCCGCTGGTTGATGCGCAATCGCCGCCCGATCACCCCGGTGAACGAGATCATCGCGGCTTTCCGCCCCTCGGTGGAGAAGCTGCTGGGCGACGTCAGCAAGCTGATTCCGTCTGCCGGTTACGCGCAGATTGCCAAGCGCGAAAGCCAGCTGATCGAGCAGAACGTACCGGCCGCACTGGCCGCCATGGTGGCACGGATGGACGAGCTGGTATCCGTGTTTGACATCATCGAGGTGGCACACGGCAACCAGCTGGCGCTGGATGTGGTGGCGGCCAACTGGTTTGCCTTGGGTCGCGCACTGCAGCTGGACTGGCTGCGGCAGGTCATCACCCGTCTGCCGCGCGACAATCGCTGGCAGTCGCTGGCACGTACCGCTTTGCGTGACGACCTGCATCGCCAGCAGCGGGCCCTGCTCAGCCGGGCACTGGCAGAAAGCAAGGATTGCGCAACCGACCTGCAGGTGACCGACTGGCTGGTGAAGCATGAGCATGCCGTCCATGTGTGCCAGCAGATGTTTGCCGAGCTGCAATCCTACGATCAGCTGGACCTGGCCATGCTGTCCGCCGGCATGCGTGAGCTGCACAATCACCTGATGGTGTAA